In Lujinxingia sediminis, a single genomic region encodes these proteins:
- a CDS encoding YihY/virulence factor BrkB family protein — MKIKERALEVLGPIMPFLSFVGQAYREWSDDKALRLAAALAFYSVFSMAPLLVIGIAMAGLAFGEAAVQGQVVGELEEFVGLEAAKFIEEMLRGVRINETGLGATLVSLGTMLFGALAIFAALQDTLNMIWRVQADPDKGILYVIKRRLLAFSMVLFFGLLLMGSLLVGSVIAVVETYFAYLVMSPVWIWRLGDSLVWLIFFTAVFGAMYKILPDVTMAWRDVWVGAAMTSILFGLGKFAISTYLGRSGVGSLFGAAGTLAVILMWIYYSWVIVLFGAELTQVWARRVGSGIAPGPGAVVRPKYAREDPHEEMRGAASRE, encoded by the coding sequence ATGAAAATCAAGGAGAGGGCGCTGGAAGTGCTCGGCCCGATCATGCCCTTTTTGAGCTTTGTGGGGCAGGCCTACAGAGAATGGAGCGACGATAAGGCGCTGCGGCTTGCCGCGGCCCTGGCGTTCTACTCGGTCTTCTCGATGGCGCCGCTGCTGGTGATCGGGATCGCGATGGCCGGTCTTGCCTTCGGAGAGGCCGCCGTGCAAGGGCAGGTCGTCGGCGAGCTCGAAGAGTTTGTCGGGCTGGAAGCCGCGAAGTTTATCGAAGAGATGCTCCGGGGGGTGCGCATCAACGAAACGGGACTGGGAGCCACCCTGGTAAGCCTGGGCACGATGCTCTTCGGTGCCCTGGCGATCTTTGCTGCCCTGCAGGATACCCTCAACATGATCTGGCGCGTGCAGGCCGATCCCGACAAAGGCATTCTCTACGTCATCAAGCGCCGTCTGCTGGCCTTCTCCATGGTGCTCTTCTTCGGGCTCTTGTTGATGGGATCGCTGCTGGTGGGGTCGGTCATCGCGGTGGTCGAGACCTACTTCGCCTACCTGGTCATGAGCCCGGTGTGGATCTGGAGGTTAGGTGACAGCCTGGTGTGGTTGATCTTTTTCACCGCCGTCTTTGGCGCGATGTACAAGATCTTGCCCGATGTCACGATGGCCTGGCGCGATGTGTGGGTGGGGGCGGCGATGACCTCCATACTCTTCGGGCTGGGGAAGTTCGCGATCAGCACCTATCTGGGGCGATCGGGGGTGGGCTCGCTCTTCGGGGCGGCGGGTACCCTGGCGGTGATTTTGATGTGGATCTACTACAGCTGGGTCATTGTACTTTTCGGTGCCGAGCTCACCCAGGTGTGGGCGCGGCGCGTGGGCTCGGGGATTGCTCCGGGGCCGGGAGCGGTGGTGCGCCCGAAGTATGCGCGTGAAGATCCGCATGAAGAGATGAGGGGGGCAGCCTCGCGTGAATAG
- a CDS encoding fatty acid desaturase CarF family protein, with translation MSSMIKSFLSRDFDYSPLHRLLEIVAILSFFALVVVISARAISGLNVLGWQTAAWVVPLTAILGYVGADFASGFVHWMGDTFGSEETPVLGERFVKPFRDHHTHPQGICEHDYVTVNGNNSIVLALYMVPIALFFTDPTQIWQLLVLAFSVTFTCGVFMTNQFHKWAHMDDPPGYIRLMQRYNLILTPTNHDFHHTAPYDTYYCITCGWLNPVLERIKFFETMENVARSAFGIKTVHDEPNAARNQQA, from the coding sequence ATGTCGTCGATGATCAAGTCCTTCCTCAGTCGTGACTTTGACTACTCCCCCCTGCACCGCCTCCTGGAGATTGTTGCGATCCTGAGTTTCTTTGCTCTGGTAGTGGTGATCAGCGCGCGCGCTATCAGCGGGCTGAACGTGCTCGGCTGGCAGACCGCCGCCTGGGTTGTGCCGCTGACGGCGATCCTGGGCTACGTGGGCGCGGACTTCGCCTCGGGCTTTGTCCACTGGATGGGCGACACCTTCGGCAGCGAAGAGACGCCGGTGCTCGGGGAGCGATTCGTCAAACCCTTCCGCGACCACCACACCCACCCTCAGGGCATCTGCGAGCACGACTACGTGACGGTGAACGGCAACAACTCAATCGTGCTGGCGCTCTACATGGTGCCCATCGCGCTCTTCTTCACCGATCCCACCCAGATCTGGCAGTTGCTGGTGCTGGCCTTCTCGGTAACGTTCACCTGCGGGGTGTTCATGACCAACCAGTTCCACAAGTGGGCCCATATGGATGATCCGCCGGGCTACATCCGGCTCATGCAGCGCTACAACCTGATTTTGACGCCGACCAACCACGATTTTCACCATACCGCCCCCTACGACACCTACTACTGCATTACCTGCGGGTGGCTGAATCCTGTGCTGGAGCGCATCAAGTTCTTCGAAACCATGGAGAACGTGGCCCGCAGCGCCTTCGGCATCAAGACCGTTCACGACGAACCGAACGCTGCCCGCAACCAGCAGGCCTGA
- a CDS encoding transglycosylase domain-containing protein: MSRAPWWVSVTVVPGLVLLSALAVIWQEVRTSAMQSMVGVKVSQAVVTPYRLSPPSSSPLVDGPDGPWDHTRGYAERSAIVERLQDQGFEVVLLARPHERARNSALVGWTYPIFEIQPQAGVHITDRAGRTLERWRYPEVVWERPPPLALNAARLLENRALADRAHPFTNPAVDWTRLGVATVSQVRAHLGSDAPAIGGSTLAVQMEKFRHSPGGRTSSSSEKARQMLTAWLRTYHHGREADAWAEQLAMDWINSVPLGHRHGYGPVQGVFEGMWAWFGRPPEVVEHALKPGENDAFRAQVERELLALIIAQQRPARYLPGGLDALERRVDALINVLVEEGHMTRDWGHVIASRSLSVGKPPAKRAHQGGDTHLSALAARQWGALSGEERAVMRQRHARVTMTYDAALQDALRREIEAAQPPARTSVTIFARSAGGLEPRAIVDTEPRVVDLSTEGRVDLGSTSKLRVLISYLSGVEQAYQAQSAGQPAANDPLSRFVARELANEPGLPLTDVLQRALQRPISADPDEVFYTGGGPHEFQNVNPEHDSRYFNVASAFVASANLPFVRLLHEVVAYHAHRIFGVPIEAVVAGEHPRFEELRERHLQMSAERLVRDAYFYHHRSDLPTMARRALAGLEPTEARCARLRRAIGSAAELPVSHPCASTEVDAADVDIDPWDEQDPLELATIAALTEDPEASLTEVMLATAGARSAARDWIAAQTSTTDTRRGIHYAIEEEVFGALQQEWARAGYPFERLTPSLATALGSSGDRPASLARLVAAVRGGGSVPALSHVRLVRLFEGTPYETWLRPTKTQPVRAFGPEVAAAVEALLIRVARRGTGHASGSPWHTGAARWEVGGKTGTSDHVLLVRDRAGRVIERRPVARSGAWVFFAGPCLVGTVVMYEEGEDAATHHFHGGDAAELSQAVLRAIEATDAEEHLCDAPDGSAEAFSPGDAVRSGTLDE; the protein is encoded by the coding sequence ATGTCCAGGGCGCCCTGGTGGGTATCGGTGACGGTCGTGCCGGGGTTGGTGCTGCTCAGCGCGCTGGCGGTGATCTGGCAGGAGGTGCGCACCTCGGCGATGCAGTCGATGGTGGGGGTAAAGGTATCGCAGGCCGTCGTGACACCGTACCGACTCAGTCCCCCCTCGTCCTCGCCGCTGGTCGACGGCCCGGATGGTCCCTGGGACCACACGCGAGGCTACGCGGAGCGCAGCGCCATCGTGGAACGCCTTCAGGACCAGGGCTTTGAGGTGGTGCTGCTGGCTCGCCCGCACGAACGTGCACGAAACTCGGCGCTGGTCGGCTGGACCTACCCCATCTTCGAGATTCAGCCCCAGGCGGGCGTGCACATCACCGATCGCGCCGGTCGAACGCTGGAGCGCTGGCGATATCCGGAGGTGGTCTGGGAGCGGCCGCCGCCGCTGGCACTCAACGCTGCGCGTCTCCTGGAGAACCGGGCGCTCGCTGACCGCGCTCACCCCTTTACCAACCCGGCGGTGGACTGGACGCGCCTGGGCGTCGCGACCGTAAGTCAGGTACGAGCGCACCTGGGCAGTGACGCGCCTGCTATCGGCGGATCGACGCTGGCGGTGCAGATGGAGAAGTTTCGCCATTCCCCGGGCGGGCGTACCTCGAGTAGCAGCGAGAAGGCGCGCCAGATGCTTACTGCCTGGCTGCGGACCTACCATCACGGGCGAGAGGCCGATGCGTGGGCCGAGCAGCTCGCGATGGACTGGATCAACTCGGTGCCACTCGGGCACAGGCACGGGTACGGGCCGGTGCAGGGCGTCTTTGAAGGGATGTGGGCCTGGTTTGGTCGCCCCCCCGAGGTGGTTGAGCACGCGCTTAAACCGGGAGAAAATGACGCCTTTCGCGCTCAGGTGGAGCGCGAGCTGCTGGCGCTGATCATCGCGCAGCAGCGCCCGGCTCGCTATCTCCCCGGTGGCCTCGATGCATTGGAGCGTCGGGTGGACGCCTTGATCAACGTACTGGTCGAAGAGGGGCACATGACGCGCGATTGGGGTCATGTGATCGCATCGCGATCCTTAAGCGTGGGTAAGCCCCCTGCAAAGCGGGCACATCAGGGAGGAGACACCCATCTCAGCGCACTGGCCGCTCGCCAGTGGGGTGCGCTCAGCGGGGAGGAGCGCGCGGTCATGCGTCAACGCCACGCCCGCGTGACCATGACCTATGATGCCGCGTTGCAGGATGCGCTTCGCCGCGAGATCGAGGCCGCCCAGCCGCCGGCGCGCACAAGTGTTACGATCTTCGCTCGGAGCGCCGGCGGGTTGGAACCCCGTGCCATTGTCGATACGGAACCCCGGGTCGTTGATCTGAGCACGGAGGGGCGAGTCGACCTGGGATCAACGTCCAAACTCCGGGTTCTGATCTCCTATTTGAGCGGGGTGGAGCAGGCCTATCAGGCCCAGAGCGCCGGCCAGCCCGCCGCGAACGACCCCCTCAGCCGATTTGTAGCCCGGGAGCTTGCGAATGAACCTGGACTTCCCCTGACCGACGTTTTGCAACGCGCTCTGCAACGCCCCATCTCCGCTGACCCCGACGAAGTATTCTACACCGGTGGCGGTCCCCACGAGTTTCAAAACGTGAATCCGGAGCATGATTCGCGCTACTTTAACGTGGCTTCGGCGTTTGTGGCTTCGGCCAACCTCCCCTTTGTTCGCTTGCTCCATGAGGTCGTGGCCTACCACGCCCATCGCATCTTCGGGGTACCCATTGAGGCGGTGGTCGCCGGGGAGCACCCCCGCTTCGAGGAGCTGCGCGAGCGCCACCTTCAGATGTCGGCCGAACGCCTGGTGCGCGATGCCTACTTTTACCACCACCGAAGTGATCTTCCGACCATGGCGCGCCGAGCGTTAGCGGGACTTGAGCCGACGGAGGCGCGCTGCGCCCGGCTTCGCCGGGCGATCGGCAGCGCTGCTGAGCTTCCAGTCTCCCATCCCTGTGCCAGCACCGAGGTGGATGCTGCCGACGTCGACATCGATCCCTGGGATGAGCAAGATCCTCTGGAGTTGGCTACCATCGCCGCCCTCACCGAAGATCCCGAGGCCTCGCTCACCGAGGTGATGCTCGCCACGGCTGGAGCGCGAAGCGCGGCCCGTGACTGGATCGCGGCGCAGACCTCCACCACCGACACGCGACGGGGCATCCACTACGCCATCGAGGAGGAGGTCTTCGGTGCGTTGCAACAGGAGTGGGCCCGCGCTGGCTATCCTTTTGAGCGCCTGACCCCCTCGCTGGCTACCGCGCTTGGGAGCTCCGGCGATCGGCCCGCCTCTCTGGCCCGACTCGTCGCCGCGGTGCGCGGGGGCGGATCGGTTCCGGCGCTCAGCCATGTGAGGCTCGTGCGACTTTTTGAGGGCACGCCTTATGAAACATGGCTGCGACCGACAAAGACGCAGCCGGTACGGGCCTTTGGGCCCGAGGTGGCTGCGGCTGTTGAGGCGCTCTTGATCCGCGTAGCCCGGCGAGGCACCGGCCACGCAAGTGGGAGCCCCTGGCACACGGGGGCGGCACGCTGGGAGGTGGGGGGAAAGACCGGCACCAGCGACCACGTGTTGCTTGTGCGCGATCGCGCCGGCCGAGTCATTGAGCGCCGGCCCGTGGCGCGAAGCGGTGCCTGGGTCTTTTTCGCCGGGCCCTGCCTCGTCGGAACCGTCGTCATGTACGAAGAAGGCGAAGATGCCGCCACACACCACTTTCACGGGGGCGACGCCGCTGAACTCAGCCAGGCGGTTCTGCGTGCCATTGAGGCGACGGACGCCGAGGAGCATCTCTGCGATGCGCCCGACGGCTCCGCGGAGGCTTTCTCGCCCGGCGACGCAGTGAGGTCAGGGACGCTGGACGAATAA
- a CDS encoding phosphoglycerate mutase (catalyzes the interconversion of 3-phosphoglycerate and 2-phosphoglycerate; this enzyme does not require the cofactor 2,3-bisphosphoglycerate as a phosphate donor; BPG-independent PGAM; aPGAM), translated as MERINLLQELVVKNQSKILFWVFDGIGGLPHPETGKTELETAHIPAIDAFARSASCGGLVPHGAGVTPGSGPGHLSLFGYPLDQFDLPRGVLEVLGAEDVFFEGELARDVSIRAGDLAMRGNFATLEKRGDQQVISDRRANKIATAESRRVCQKLSRELSVEGYEIYVYPGKEHRFALLLRGPGLVGGLSDADPQKSGVPPKPVEAESPEAEHSASIVNAIIAQATRILSEEPEANTVLLRGIGAAPSIPTLEELYGIRAAAIATYPMYKGIARLVGMDVLEVGSMEHADEVKTLEAAFDDYDFFYLHIKETDGFAHVFDFDGKVGVFESCDPLFKKVTEMGFDVIALTGDHCTPAVLGDHSWHPIPTALWSKTVLGGGVEAFSEREVLRGTLGLRASRDLLPLALAEARRFNKFGA; from the coding sequence ATGGAACGCATCAACTTATTGCAGGAGCTCGTCGTCAAGAATCAAAGCAAGATCCTCTTCTGGGTCTTCGATGGTATCGGCGGTCTGCCGCACCCGGAGACGGGAAAGACGGAACTGGAGACGGCACATATCCCGGCGATCGATGCCTTCGCTCGCTCGGCCAGCTGTGGCGGGCTCGTGCCGCACGGTGCCGGCGTGACTCCGGGGAGCGGCCCCGGCCATCTCTCGCTCTTTGGGTATCCACTCGACCAGTTTGATCTGCCCCGCGGGGTGCTTGAGGTGCTCGGCGCCGAGGACGTCTTCTTTGAGGGCGAGCTTGCCCGGGATGTAAGCATTCGCGCAGGCGACCTGGCGATGCGAGGCAACTTCGCCACGCTGGAGAAGCGGGGCGATCAGCAGGTGATCTCCGACAGGCGCGCCAACAAGATCGCGACCGCCGAGAGCCGACGCGTCTGCCAGAAGCTCAGCCGTGAGCTCTCGGTGGAGGGCTACGAGATCTACGTCTATCCGGGCAAAGAGCATCGTTTCGCGTTGCTCTTGCGCGGTCCGGGGCTGGTGGGCGGGCTCAGCGACGCCGACCCCCAGAAGAGCGGTGTGCCGCCGAAGCCTGTGGAGGCGGAGAGCCCTGAGGCGGAGCACTCTGCGTCGATCGTCAATGCGATCATCGCCCAGGCCACCCGCATTCTCTCGGAGGAGCCCGAGGCCAATACGGTGCTTCTGCGTGGCATCGGGGCCGCTCCCAGCATCCCCACCCTGGAGGAACTCTACGGCATTCGAGCCGCGGCGATTGCGACCTACCCGATGTACAAGGGTATCGCGCGCCTGGTGGGCATGGATGTGCTTGAGGTCGGCTCCATGGAGCATGCCGATGAGGTCAAGACGCTGGAGGCGGCGTTTGACGATTACGACTTCTTCTACCTGCACATCAAAGAGACCGATGGTTTTGCTCACGTCTTTGACTTCGACGGGAAGGTCGGCGTCTTTGAGAGCTGCGACCCGCTCTTTAAGAAGGTCACGGAGATGGGGTTTGATGTGATCGCGCTCACCGGCGATCACTGTACCCCGGCGGTGTTGGGCGACCACTCCTGGCATCCGATTCCCACGGCTCTCTGGTCTAAGACGGTGCTCGGCGGTGGGGTTGAGGCGTTTAGCGAGCGGGAAGTGCTCCGCGGCACGCTGGGACTTCGCGCTTCGCGTGATCTTCTCCCGCTGGCGCTGGCTGAGGCGCGCCGCTTCAATAAGTTCGGTGCCTGA
- a CDS encoding TolC family protein codes for MPTHSPRVIRAVSTWVVALGATGLFVSTSSAQERSESNPSPEHVSHSGEHHRRVEATPPSDESIAALDAQALENHPGLRTYASRAEEAALAAEVEQGRWPEPRVEYMAEFSTPWAAHQTTDHMVTLMQTIPWPATRRASAAPARAMEQAARAEERAAAHQILRDIRRELVAIARAREMLLHVDEEVGLVADVRRIIEATLPVGRAEHSDLYRLQLAEAGLEDMRRDEEARLRAAKGRLANLLGVSTDALNLPETTAILDWTVDLPSREELAAMIEANSPVLARFEAERAQARAQEELVERQLRPPPQIMVGYGNMAPMYSHADPRHDVFQVGFSIALPIWGGRYGTEARRWQAGASAAEEARAAALRDLLAQLESARSRATQADERVEAYREELMPMASLVSAEVLTGVEVGQRSVTDYLGAVREEWDLHGRYLELKAERANQLLELQYLSAGQLAAESPWAYPASLRGQR; via the coding sequence ATGCCAACGCATTCGCCGCGCGTCATACGCGCAGTGAGCACGTGGGTTGTGGCGCTGGGAGCGACCGGGCTCTTTGTGTCAACGTCGAGCGCGCAGGAGCGCAGCGAGAGCAACCCTTCGCCTGAACACGTCTCGCATTCTGGCGAGCACCATCGCCGGGTAGAGGCCACACCCCCTTCCGACGAGAGCATCGCCGCGCTGGATGCGCAGGCGCTGGAGAACCATCCGGGCCTGCGTACCTATGCGTCGCGTGCGGAGGAGGCTGCCCTCGCTGCTGAAGTAGAGCAGGGACGCTGGCCGGAGCCCCGCGTCGAGTACATGGCCGAGTTCAGCACGCCCTGGGCGGCGCATCAGACCACGGACCATATGGTCACATTGATGCAGACCATCCCCTGGCCGGCCACACGCCGCGCCAGCGCGGCGCCGGCCCGGGCGATGGAGCAGGCCGCGCGCGCTGAGGAGCGCGCGGCCGCGCACCAAATACTGCGCGATATTCGGCGCGAACTGGTGGCCATCGCTCGCGCCCGAGAGATGCTCCTGCATGTTGATGAGGAGGTCGGGCTGGTGGCGGATGTTCGCCGTATCATCGAGGCGACCCTCCCGGTGGGGCGCGCCGAACACTCCGATCTCTACCGCCTGCAACTCGCCGAGGCGGGGCTCGAAGATATGCGCCGAGACGAAGAAGCGCGATTGCGCGCGGCAAAGGGACGGCTGGCCAACCTCCTGGGTGTGAGCACAGATGCGCTGAATCTGCCCGAAACGACGGCCATCCTGGACTGGACCGTCGATCTGCCCTCGCGCGAGGAGCTCGCTGCGATGATCGAGGCGAACTCGCCGGTGCTGGCGCGCTTTGAAGCCGAGCGGGCTCAGGCTCGTGCGCAGGAGGAGCTTGTGGAGCGGCAACTTCGTCCGCCTCCGCAGATCATGGTCGGCTACGGCAACATGGCACCGATGTACAGCCATGCGGATCCGCGTCATGACGTCTTTCAGGTGGGGTTCTCCATCGCGCTGCCGATCTGGGGAGGGCGCTACGGCACCGAGGCCAGGCGATGGCAGGCCGGTGCCTCGGCGGCCGAGGAAGCGCGCGCCGCGGCGCTGCGCGATCTTCTGGCGCAGCTGGAGTCGGCGCGCTCCCGCGCCACTCAGGCCGACGAGCGGGTGGAAGCCTACCGCGAAGAGCTCATGCCCATGGCCTCGCTCGTGAGCGCCGAGGTGCTCACCGGCGTGGAGGTCGGTCAACGCTCGGTCACCGACTATCTGGGCGCGGTACGCGAGGAGTGGGACCTGCATGGTCGCTACCTCGAGCTCAAAGCCGAGCGCGCCAATCAACTTCTCGAACTTCAATACTTAAGCGCCGGTCAGCTCGCTGCTGAGAGCCCCTGGGCCTACCCGGCATCTCTGCGAGGTCAACGATGA
- a CDS encoding efflux RND transporter periplasmic adaptor subunit: protein MLTLSALGCSDETSAKDAAGADASASAEEAETEEYVCPMHPQVRQDGPGTCPICFMDLVPGGSSGDEGDVPSVRLSEGARKLAGVANARVEAGPLDDRLEVFGRIEVSEKAEVDLSAWVGGRIERLYVHARGETVKRGQRIARIYSPELLSAQQTLIQAQRNLEQARSVDSPSRTSAAQASMRAVRDELRLLGMDSRQIDAVLAEGVARETVDVFAQASGTVRERLVSVGDYVTTGQPIVSLAALDTVWAQLEIFEQDIARVEVGQPVAVSVPALDRTLEGRVDFLAPEIEPERRVMLARVPLPNDEGQLRPGMFVEASLERRVGDDQLLSLPFSAVLWTGSRSMVYRLDSSLERPAYVPVQVELGDRVGERVVIKEGLKAGDEVAAQGAFRIDASLQIRGGPSMMSEHNDHEPVEVDAQGTRFDPPIDPARLPEGSWYCDMGTTHYAHPESGECPVCGMFLVEKGADSDEEAGDASQHSHDHSGGDHAH from the coding sequence ATGCTGACCCTTTCTGCTCTTGGTTGCTCCGATGAGACGTCTGCCAAAGATGCGGCTGGCGCCGACGCGAGTGCTTCAGCCGAAGAGGCTGAGACCGAAGAATACGTCTGTCCGATGCACCCCCAGGTGCGTCAGGATGGTCCGGGCACCTGCCCGATCTGCTTTATGGATCTTGTGCCCGGCGGTTCCAGTGGCGACGAGGGGGATGTCCCCTCCGTGCGGCTCTCCGAAGGCGCCAGAAAACTTGCAGGCGTCGCCAATGCGCGGGTGGAAGCCGGTCCCCTCGACGATCGTCTGGAGGTTTTTGGTCGGATCGAAGTCAGTGAAAAGGCCGAGGTCGACCTCAGTGCCTGGGTGGGCGGACGCATCGAACGACTTTATGTCCACGCCCGTGGTGAGACGGTGAAGCGCGGCCAGCGTATCGCCCGCATCTACAGCCCGGAGCTCCTGAGCGCGCAGCAGACATTGATTCAGGCCCAACGCAACCTTGAGCAGGCTCGCAGCGTCGACAGCCCCTCGCGCACGTCAGCCGCGCAGGCGTCGATGCGCGCGGTACGCGACGAGCTTCGTCTGCTCGGGATGGACTCCCGGCAGATCGATGCGGTGCTGGCCGAGGGCGTCGCCCGCGAGACCGTCGATGTCTTCGCGCAGGCCAGCGGAACGGTGCGAGAGCGCCTGGTGTCGGTGGGCGACTATGTGACGACCGGCCAGCCGATTGTCTCTCTGGCTGCGCTCGACACGGTCTGGGCCCAGCTGGAGATCTTTGAGCAAGATATCGCGCGCGTGGAGGTGGGGCAGCCGGTTGCCGTGAGCGTGCCGGCGCTGGATCGCACGCTGGAGGGACGCGTTGATTTTCTCGCTCCCGAAATCGAGCCCGAGCGGCGAGTGATGCTCGCGCGGGTACCGCTGCCAAACGACGAGGGTCAGCTTCGGCCGGGCATGTTTGTGGAGGCCTCATTGGAGCGCCGCGTCGGCGATGACCAACTCCTCTCGTTGCCATTTAGCGCCGTGCTGTGGACTGGCTCGCGTTCGATGGTCTACCGATTGGATTCGTCGCTTGAGCGGCCCGCCTATGTTCCGGTGCAGGTGGAACTCGGTGATCGCGTGGGCGAACGCGTGGTCATCAAAGAGGGGCTCAAGGCCGGCGATGAGGTTGCCGCCCAGGGGGCCTTCCGTATTGACGCCTCGCTTCAGATTCGTGGAGGCCCCTCCATGATGAGCGAACACAACGACCATGAACCTGTGGAGGTCGACGCACAGGGAACCCGCTTCGACCCGCCCATCGATCCAGCGCGCCTGCCCGAGGGGAGCTGGTACTGCGATATGGGCACCACGCACTATGCCCACCCTGAGTCGGGTGAATGCCCGGTCTGCGGGATGTTTTTAGTGGAGAAGGGCGCCGACAGCGATGAAGAGGCCGGCGATGCTTCCCAGCACAGCCACGACCACAGCGGGGGGGATCATGCACACTGA